DNA from Podarcis muralis chromosome 13, rPodMur119.hap1.1, whole genome shotgun sequence:
acacgggtggcgctgtgggtaaaagcctcagtgcctagggcttgccgatcgaaaggtcggtggttcgaatccccgcggcggggtgcgctcctgttgttcggtcccagtgcctgccaacctagcagttcgaaagcacccccgggtgcaagtagataaatagggagcgcttactagcgggaaggtaaacggcgtttccgtgtgctgcgctggctcaccagagcagcttcgtcacgctgaccacgtgacccggaagtgtctccggacagcactggcccccggcctcttgagtgagatgggcgcacaaccctagagtctgtcaagactggcccgtacgggcaggggtacctttacctttcctatAAATAATTTAATGCCATCCACCAAATGTATTAACTTTTCACTGTATATTACTATATTTTCCCAtagactcagcttcaggatcttgaGGCACAAATGAAACTTGTTGTGGCAGACAGAAAGGCAACAGAAAGGCAAATGTTTCATCAAGATGAAGCCATAATAAATACAAAAGATCACTGTGAAAATCTGGAGGTTCAGATCACAGCCTTGTATGCTGAGAATCTCAAGCTTGCATTTGATACGGAAACACTGCAAGAAGAGTATAAGCTGATGCTTCAAAGAAACAGTGCCTACTATGCAAAAATGGCTGCTCACAGAGACCACTTTGTGGAGGCAGAAAACAAATTGCCACTCATGACTGAGCTCACGAAGAAAAGAGCTGCGGTCAAAGAGATGATTACAAACAAGGAGGAATTAATGTCTGTTCTTCAGAATCCAGAAGTACCGGTAAATACTACTAACCAGTCTCAGGTCCAATTAATTGGCaattctccttgacatctgggggggagggcattccacagggtaggccaggggtctgcaacctttaagacaaaaagagccacttggacccgtttccgaaggaaaaaaaaactgggagctgcaaaactcgtcattataaaaataatttttttgtcacttttttattatttctttgtttgacccctcagaattactcctcctcatag
Protein-coding regions in this window:
- the CCDC122 gene encoding coiled-coil domain-containing protein 122: MANPSSLLLDEAVQQIAEQQHAQASEIESNKAVLIRLQTQLQDLEAQMKLVVADRKATERQMFHQDEAIINTKDHCENLEVQITALYAENLKLAFDTETLQEEYKLMLQRNSAYYAKMAAHRDHFVEAENKLPLMTELTKKRAAVKEMITNKEELMSVLQNPEVPVNTTNQSQDEIAYLEAEINALKEAISGKENALREERNVHARLQKEIQVQNKRYEAILKRLHCQVNKFQSSKRQRHCNLQQMEEKVAELRNLLEATD